Proteins encoded in a region of the Planococcus citri chromosome 1, ihPlaCitr1.1, whole genome shotgun sequence genome:
- the LOC135846845 gene encoding uncharacterized protein LOC135846845 produces MLLFSSPTPVKLMISAVFRPQAISKFTGYGVRSITTLQKKQKEALVDRRVEKTVYRHFSYDLDRLEDWYDRTFKGERCTNKKSLQKAYQKELFKRRVQKVYRRFYLEFGRILNGYLLTNTSMKSLKNDQKYVDKATEEIITQLFQPRVINADDYKQHSEECLKELETEEKEKYLVMIEDAIEERFLRMLLNIKLYLDLELIVLIGFENCIDYVSVLWNCYNANDNYAIFYERVIINGAIAMEEYYEESIKQDAIVTLSHRLLRNYVLDICAKRDTMTDKEDVPASRRFSEKSQKFIDFVLRNENCFVK; encoded by the exons ATGTTATTATTTTCGAGTCCAACTCCAGTCAAACTGATGATCTCGGCTGTGTTTCGGCCACAGGCCATAAGTAAATTCACTGGATACGGTGTAAGGAGTATTACAACATTGCAAAAGAAACAGAAAGAG GCATTGGTTGACAGACGCGTCGAGAAGACAGTCTACAGACATTTTTCGTACGATTTGGACCGGTTGGAGGATTGGTATGATCGTACATTCAAAGGAGAACGTTGCACGAATAAGAAGTCATTGCAAAAGGCATATCAGAAG GAATTATTCAAGAGACGCGTCCAAAAAGTCTACAGACGTTTTTACCTCGAATTTGGTCGTATATTGAATGGATATCTTTTAACGAATACGAGTATGAAGTCATTGAAAAATGACCAGAAG TACGTTGACAAAGCAACCGAGGAGATAAtcactcaactttttcaacCTCGCGTTATAAACGCAGATGATTACAAGCAACACAGCGAAGAATGTTTAAAAGAATTGGAAACGGAAGAAAAAGAG AAATACCTTGTTATGATTGAAGACGCGATCGAAGAACGTTTTTTAAGAATGTTATTGAACATCAAGTTGTATTTAGATTTGGAATTGATTGTTCTCAtcggttttgaaaattgcatcgATTACGTTAGTGTGTTATGGAATTGTTATAATGCCAATGATAATTATGCGATATTTTACGAAAGAGTCATAATTAACGGTGCTATTGCAATGGAAGAGTACTACGAAGAGTCTATTAAACAAGATGCCATTGTAACCTTAAGTCATAGACTGCTTCGAAACTATGTTTTAGATATTTGTGCTAAGCGTGATACCATGACTGATAAGGAAGATGTCCCAGCAAGTCGTAGATTTAGCGAAAAGTCCCAAAAATTTATCGACTTCGTATTGAGAAACGAAAATTGTTTTGTAAAGTAG
- the LOC135846677 gene encoding uncharacterized protein LOC135846677, whose amino-acid sequence MLLFSSPVKLMISAVFRPWAISKFNGYGVRSITTLQKKQKEALVDRRVEKTVYRHFNSYELVHFHWYDRIFNGDRCTNKKSLQKAYRKELFKRLVQKVYRHFYLEFGRILNGYRLTNTSMESLKNDQKEYVDGATEEIITQLFQPRVINADDYKQHSVKYVKELETEEKEKYVVMIEDSIEEPFLRMLLDIKLYLDLELIFLVGFGNCIDNVYLLWNCYHVNANFAIFYERVIINGAIAMEEYYEESIKQDAIVTLSHRLLRNYVLDICAKRDTMTDKEEIPESREFSEKSQKFIDFVLRNENCVVK is encoded by the exons ATGTTATTATTTTCGAGTCCAGTCAAACTGATGATCTCGGCTGTGTTTCGGCCATGGGCCATAAGTAAATTCAATGGATACGGTGTAAGGAGTATTACAACATTGCAAAAGAAACAGAAAGAG GCATTGGTTGACAGACGCGTCGAGAAAACCGTCTACAGACATTTCAACTCATATGAGTTGGTCCACTTCCACTGGTACGATCGTATATTCAATGGAGATCGTTGCACGAATAAGAAGTCATTGCAAAAGGCATATCGGAAG GAATTATTCAAGAGACTCGTCCAAAAAGTCTACAGACATTTTTACCTCGAGTTTGGTCGTATATTGAATGGATATCGTTTAACGAATACGAGTATGGAGTCATTGAAAAATGACCAGAAG GAGTACGTTGACGGAGCAACCGAGGAGATAAtcactcaactttttcaacCTCGCGTTATAAACGCAGATGATTACAAGCAACACAGCGTGAAATATGTAAAAGAATTGGAAACGGAAGAAAAAGAG AAATACGTTGTTATGATTGAAGACTCGATCGAAGAACCTTTTTTAAGAATGTTATTGGATATCAAGTTGTATTTAGAtttggaattgatttttctcgTCGGTTTTGGAAATTGCATCGATAACGTTTATCTGTTATGGAATTGTTATCATGTCAATGCTAATTTCGCGATATTTTACGAAAGAGTCATAATTAATGGTGCTATTGCAATGGAAGAGTACTACGAAGAGTCTATTAAACAAGATGCCATTGTAACTTTAAGTCATAGACTGCTTCGAAACTATGTTTTAGATATTTGTGCTAAGCGTGATACCATGACTGATAAGGAAGAGATCCCAGAAAGTCGTGAATTTAGCGAAAAATCCCAAAAGTTTATCGACTTCGTATTGAGAAACGAAAATTGTGTTGTAAAGTAG